Below is a genomic region from Persicimonas caeni.
CCGCATTTGCATCCCGGTGCCGTTCTACCACTGTTTCGGCATGGTGATGGGCAATCTCGCGGCGGTGTCACACGGCTCGTGCATGGTCGTGCCCGGCCCGGCGTTCGACCCCACGAGCGTGCTCGAGACGATCGAAGCCGAAAAGTGCACGTCGCTGTACGGAGTGCCGACGATGTTCATCGCCGAGCTCGACGACCCGCGCTTCGAGGAGTTCGACTTGTCTTCGTTGCGCACCGGCATCATGGCGGGCTCTTCGTGCCCGGTCGAGGTGATGAAACAGGTTCAGTCGAAGATGCACATGCCCGAGGTGACCATCTGCTACGGCATGACGGAGACCTCACCGGTGTCGACGCAGACCAAGCGCGACGACCCGCTCGACAAGCGTGTGTCCACCGTCGGTCAGATCCACCCGCACGTGGAGGTCAAGATCGTCAACCCGGAGACCGGCGCGGTCGTCCCCCGCGGCAAATCGGGCGAGCTGTGCACCCGCGGCTACAGCGTCATGCTCGGCTACTGGAACAACGAGGAGGGCACCCGCGAGGCGCTCGACGAGGCCGGCTGGATGCACACCGGCGACCTGGCCACGATGGACGCCGAGGGCTACGTCAACATCGTCGGGCGTATCAAGGACATGATCATTCGCGGCGGCGAGAATATCTACCCGCGAGAGATCGAGGAGTTTCTCTACACCCATCCCGACGTCGCCGAGGTGCAGGTCATCGGCGTGCCCTCGGAGAAATACGGCGAGGAGGTGATGGCCTGGATCAAGCCCAAGCCGGCGCGAGAGCTCGATGACGCGCAGATGCGCGAGTTTTGCAAAGGCGAAATCGCGACCTACAAGATTCCGGCGTTCTGGAAGTTCGTCGACGAGTTCCCGATGACGGTCACCGGGAAGATCCAGAAGTTCAAGATGCGCGAGGAGTCGATCAAGGAACTTGGACTGGAGGACGTGGCTACGCAGGAGATGGCTTAGGGGCTAGGGGTTTAGGGGTTTGGGGGCAGGCTAGAAGAGCACGCCTTGCTTGACGGGGCGTGTCGAAGGGGGGAGTTCCGATGGTGCCAGTTCGATAGGTTGGCCCGGCTCTTTGCTCGCCGCGATGATGTTCGTGTCGCCGGTGGGCAGGGCCGGGCTGATTTCGTCGATGGCTAGCTCGGGGGCGTTGTTCTTCTCGCTCAGGTGCGCCAAGACGAGCCATTCGAGTTCGGGATGTGCGATGCGCGAGACGAGCGCGCGGGCCTGCTCGTTCGACAGGTGGCCGCGGCTCGAGGCGATACGTCGCTTCAAGAAGGCGGGGTAGGGGCCTGTTCGAAGCATATGCGGGTCGTGATTCGCCTCGACCACCAGTACGCGGCAGCCGAGGAGGTGCTC
It encodes:
- a CDS encoding AMP-binding protein, which encodes MEKLSYVHGTSDTPLLGQTISENLRRAVERWGDREALVVRSQDYRVTYDELWEEVERAAKGLMAMGVEAGERVGIWSPNRYEWVITQFATARIGAILVNINPAYKAAELKYALNQSEVSLLLMSEGFRTTDYREIISRVRDKCETLEEVLVLEDDWGAMLRAAADIGDNALQDREESLQFDEPINIQYTSGTTGFPKGATLSHHNILNNGYFVGEELGYTEEDRICIPVPFYHCFGMVMGNLAAVSHGSCMVVPGPAFDPTSVLETIEAEKCTSLYGVPTMFIAELDDPRFEEFDLSSLRTGIMAGSSCPVEVMKQVQSKMHMPEVTICYGMTETSPVSTQTKRDDPLDKRVSTVGQIHPHVEVKIVNPETGAVVPRGKSGELCTRGYSVMLGYWNNEEGTREALDEAGWMHTGDLATMDAEGYVNIVGRIKDMIIRGGENIYPREIEEFLYTHPDVAEVQVIGVPSEKYGEEVMAWIKPKPARELDDAQMREFCKGEIATYKIPAFWKFVDEFPMTVTGKIQKFKMREESIKELGLEDVATQEMA